The stretch of DNA TCTTCTAGCCAAGTACAGGGCTGGCCTCAAATTTTGCTGTGTAAGCAGAGTGTACTGTGCCTTTCAGTAGTACtgctcagctgtgctcaggGTCATGGGATGGGGAATGGATACAACTCTGCACAATTCTTCCCTGATAAACCTCATGGTTGCATTAGACTctaattaaagcaaattttccaTTACACTTTTTATGGAGATCTTTACCATTTTCATCCAAGAAGCCATTATAAAAAAACTATGCCCTTAGGAAGACGCCAAtttgctgcagattttttttcctctcacccGTGTCATTGTACCTAGGTTAAATGCAGAACTAAGCATAATTTCCATCAAAGGATGAGAGTTAAGGTGTCATAATCATCTCATAAGGGTAAGGAACCACAGAGCCATTCATTGCTATGATCTGTGCCCCACTGCCAGGCCAAAACTCTTCAATAGAGTCAACATATGAACTGAGCAGCCACTGTTCCCTCTGGACACATGAACAGCCAGTGGGGGGGAAGTACCTGCACTGCAGTGTCACCTCTGATGATGGTTCCATGTCGCTTTATTCAATTCCTCCCCAGTGAAGAGCAGAACACTTTTTCTGACTGTGGAGTGCTGGAGAGACAGTGGGAGACTAGTACTGAACCTGGCCTCGGTCCATGTTGAGAAAGGGGTGGTTTGGCAAGGGACAACAgcttcccctccacccccctTTCCTGTCTATAGACAAGACTAAAATTAGGAGTACCATGAGAGATCTTGCAAGAGAAGCTGCCCTTACAGCACAGGTGAGTTCCAAAAGATAGGATTTGGTACTTGAACACTTGACTTTCCAAACTGGGTATTGGTGCAGCCTCTCCTTGAGTTCTCCATTCAGTTCTGGGCTCCACAAGGTAAGAAGGCTGTGAAGGTCCTTGAATGCATCCAGAAGCATACCTCAAAGCTGGTGAAAGGGCTGGAAGGCatgtcctgtgaggagaggctgagggctTTGGGCTTGTTTAGTTTGGAACAAAGCAGACTGAGGGGCAACGTCATCCCTATCCACTTGCCCTCCTCGGGAAACAGTAGAAAGTGAAGTGCTGATCTCTTCTCCTTGGGATTCAGTGATAAGATGCATGGGAATGGTTCGAAGatgcaccagaggaggtttagactggacattaggaaacatttctttaccAAGCAGGCattcaaacactggaacaggcttcctggAGAGGTTGTCAATGTCCCAAGCTCGTCAGTGTTAAAGAGGCATTTGGAGAATGCCCTTAAcaaaatgatttaatttttggtcagccctgaattgGTCGGGCACTTGGACTAGGATGATCATTCTACATTCCTTACAAGTGAAAGAGtctattaaaatttttatgtttctggtacatttgtttctctgtttcagtcAGGGAAATATTTAGCCtccaaagcagttttgcagcCTGATACTCTGCAATGTCAGAGATTCACTTCTCTAGTGATAATTTCACTGCTGAGGTGACAAAATTGTTTCTGCCAGAGGATACACTCAGGCATAGTCCAAATTACTACAGTATTTCCAGAAAGcacagtttgattttttttccatctgcacTTACTTGGCAGAaggagtttgggttttttctcccatatgcaaACACTGTCAAGGTGATCCACACGTTCCTTTAAATTGTGTTGCATGTGGGCTTGGGGTGAGTCCAAATAGAGGCTGATGTAAATGTATTGGCACATTTCTTCAGTGTGTTCTGCAGCCAGACTTGGTCTCCAGTACCTATGGTTTCCTTTCCTGCATTACCAGTTTTCATCTTCAGGCACTCATATTTAATGAGTACCTCATTTCGTTTTGAAAACCTTGCCCTGTCTCCTTTACCCTGCCTGTCCTGATGAGAGAAATTGAACATGTATGATGTTAAAAGAAGACTCAAGATTATAAGGCAGCTctgaataaaagaataaaagtttttccttcccttgtcTTGTCTGACACTGCAGGAGACTGGTAGAGAGGACTGGTTGCCCGAGAgaactgcttttgctttgccttttacTTAGTCGATACGGTCTATTGCCCTCTCCTGTTAAAACCTTCCTCTGGAAAGCCGAGAGAAGCGATCAGCTGATTTAAACTTTACCAGGCTTTGAAACATCAATTTTGAAAGCTGCGTGGCTACCAGTTTTTAGTGACTTCTCAAGGCAAGTTCCTCTGCTAGAACCCGgttctccctgcttttcttaACAGCGGTTCCCGTCTCTCTGCCGTTGGGAGCCTGAGAAGGGGCTGCCTTGGACGAGCCGGGGGCGGCCGGGTACCCGACGCTGCGAAGCGGCGGGGCTGTGGGAGGGATGCTGCCGGAAGGCTCGATAGATGCTTCTTCCCGGGGGGCCGTAGACTTTTGGGGAGTAGGAAAAGCGGTACTCCCTGCTTGAGAACGCGCGGGCCTGCACTGATCTCCCCGCTCCGGGAGATACGGGCTTTCCCGCGGCTCTTCCACCTTATTTTCGGGCCGGTGGTACTCCGTCGCGGGCCCCGCGGCTCTCCCCCGCGTGGAAAGCACCTCGGTGGCCGCTCCCGCTGCCCGTTTTCCAGCACCCGACCGGGGTCGGGAGGGCTTGCGGACGGCGGGGGGCTTCCCATTCCCGCTGAGCCGGGCGTCCTCCGGGGACACCGCGAGGCGAACCGGGAAACACGGGGGCGGGGGATGTGGGACACCTACAGCAGCGACGCAGATACTCTGGGGATGGCGTGGGGACACACCGGGCGGGAAGGGACGCGGAGAGGAGGGGAGACACGCTGGGGGCGCGCGGGGGGGACACGTCGGGGGCGGTGGCTGCCCTGCCGGAGCGCGTCCTGCCTCCGCCCGCCCCTGCCTCCGCCCGTCCCCGtcccccgcgccgccgccgccacggCGGGTGGCCGGCCGGCGCAGTGCCGCGGGCCCCGGCGGCGGGCCGTGCGCGGGCAGGATGCTCCggtggcggggccgggcgcgggcGTCGCAGTGGCGGTGGCGCACGGGCTGTGCTCGGGCTCGCTGAACATCCTGCTGAAGTTCCTGCTGGCCCGCTACCACTTCGCCTTCCTGACgctgctgcagtgcctcagcagcgcggcggcggcgctggggcTGGAGGCGCTGCGGCGGCGGGGGCTGGCGGCGCTGCCGCCCTTCGGGCCCCGCCTGGCGCGCCCCTTCGCCGCCGTGGCCGCCCTGGCCACCTGCAGTCCACGCTCACCCTCTGGTCGCTGCGCGGCCTCAGTCTACCCATGTACGTCGTCTTCAAGCGCTGCCTGCCCCTCGTCACCCTGGTCACCGGCGCCCTGGTGCTCCGCGACGGCATGCCCTCGCCTGGCGTCCTCATCGCGTCCTCATCACCACCTGCGGCGCCGCGCTGGCCGGTGAGCGCGACCGCGGCCGCGACCGTACCGGGGGGACGGGACGGGATGGGATGcggcgggacgggacgggacgggacgggacgggacgggacggaCGGGCGGCTGCAGCAGTAGCCGCTCCGGCTGGGCTTGGGGCGTGGGACCGGGAGTGCAGCGCCAGCCCGGGGAGAAAGACGCGGGGATATGGGGGGCGTGCAGTCCTGGGGGCAGCTGTGCCCCACGGAGGCAGGTGCAGCCTCACGGCGGGCAGGTGCAGCCTTCCAGGGGTGGATGCAGCCCCGCTGTGACTGGTATGTTCTTGCAGGGCTCGGTACAACCTTTTGGAGATAGGTGCATCCTTATGGGGGTCGGTGTAAACCTGTGCGAGTAGGTGCAACCTCATTGCAACCCTACTAGGGAAGGTGCAATCTTACGGGGGAAGTGTAGTCTTACGGGAGGTGGGTGCATCTACAGGGGTAGATGTAATGTtctgggagcagctgaaagcccatggggcagctgcagccctaCTGGGGCAAGTGTGATCTTGTAAGGGCAGGTGCAAGCTTAGGGGCCCTCTGCGGCCGGGAGGACCCGTGTTGCTTTCCAGCCGAGGTGTAGGTGCCGTGGGAGGCAAAGCTGGTACTCTGTTGCCCGACAGCACTCCTGGGTTGGGGACTGCCTCCGACAACAGAGCACATACAAAGTGTGTAATTTAATCTGCAAAGAGACTGACAGGCAGCTCGGGAGAGGTGCTGATGCTTCAGGGATCCCACAGAGCTCCATTGCTAGAGGGTGCAGAATGGCCAGTGGGTTGGAGGGCAGGCAGCCCGGCCAGCCAGAGCTGGCACGTGTCTGTGCTGGCAACAGGATGCTCAGAGGtgctctgtgtatgtgtgtgtgtgtgtgtggtttcaGCTACAAATCTTCCACAGTGTCATCATAAAAGGGAGAAGGCAATCTGATTTTGGCTGCGGGACTTAGAGGggatatgaaaaatattcagtatgtttgcagcttaaaaaaatgagtaagaGATCTGTTGGGAGGCAGCATTTGGGAGAAGCGTTACAAATCCTAGGAGTTATGGAAAGTGCAATGATGCCTATTTCCTAAATATCCCTCTAGTCTGAAACAGTgctctctttctgttttatgtGCAACacctatattttttttctctgtgactcTTCTGACAGGAGCTGGTGACCTGACTGGGGATGCTATGGGCTATGTGACAGGCGTGCTGGCCGTGCTAATACATGCTGCCTACCTGGTGCTCATTCAGAAAACCAGTGTAGATAGTGAATATGGACCCCTGACAGCTCAGTATGCCATCGCTGTTTCGGCCACCCCTTTTCTCATCATCTGCTCCTTTGCCAGCATGGATTCCATCAACGTCTGGTCCTTCCCGGGGTGGAAGGACCCTGCCATGGTATGCATCTTTATTGCTTGTGTCCTGATTAGCTGTGCCATGAACTTTACCACCCTTCACTGCACTTACATTAACTCAGCTGTGACCACCAGCTTTGTAGGGGTGGTGAAGAGCATAGCCACCATCACAGTAGGCATGGTGGCATTCAATGATGTGGAGCCCACAAAGTTATTTATAGCTGGTGTTGTGGTCAACACCTTGGGGTCTGTCATTTACTGTGTGGCCAAGTACGTTGAGACCAGGCGGCAGAGCAACTATGAGGACCTGGAGAAAGAAGCtagagaagaggaggggaaaaggcaggCTGGAGACCAAGCTCTGTTTGCCATGGAGAAAATTTCCCAGGGGAAGGgggctgaggaagcagcagtggaagGATCATCCACAGGGGAGAGACAGagtggagaggaagagaaggacgTCACTGAGAAATCAGCCAAGGCACTTGTGGTTCAGGGAAAATCCACCAACACACAAGAAGTGAACAGAAGCTCACTGAAAGAAGCCTATCTTGGAGTATGGAGATTGGTGAGGGGTGCTAATTATATAAAGAAGGATTATTTGATAGAAAACGAAGAGCTACCAAACCCttaaaaagcagatttgaaAACCTCTTGCTTGAGGACAGACACCTGGTTTTCTGTACagggggaaaggcagagcaTACATTTCCACATCAATGCGTACACATCCAAATCATTCAGGATGATTTTACCTCATTGTCAAAAAGCAAAAGGTCATTGTTTTCTCATGCTTTGGGcttgctttcagctgctttcagtgAGTCACTTTAGACCCACCTCAGCTAAGGTGCTGACACTCTGCTGCAGACACAGAGAGAGTTGGGTAATGGGAAGTCACGGGGTGCTtgcccagcagcctgggctatGAGGGACATCAGTACCACAGAGTTACTCGGCAGTGCCAGTGACACAGCAGTGGCCTATACCTTAGATTGTGTCTGGA from Corvus cornix cornix isolate S_Up_H32 chromosome 3, ASM73873v5, whole genome shotgun sequence encodes:
- the SLC35D3 gene encoding LOW QUALITY PROTEIN: solute carrier family 35 member D3 (The sequence of the model RefSeq protein was modified relative to this genomic sequence to represent the inferred CDS: inserted 3 bases in 3 codons), translated to MLRWRGRAXGVAVAVAHGLCSGSLNILLKFLLARYHFAFLTLLQCLSSAAAALGLEALRRRGLAALPPFGPRLARPFAAVAALATXQSTLTLWSLRGLSLPMYVVFKRCLPLVTLVTGALVLRDGMPSPGVLIXVLITTCGAALAGAGDLTGDAMGYVTGVLAVLIHAAYLVLIQKTSVDSEYGPLTAQYAIAVSATPFLIICSFASMDSINVWSFPGWKDPAMVCIFIACVLISCAMNFTTLHCTYINSAVTTSFVGVVKSIATITVGMVAFNDVEPTKLFIAGVVVNTLGSVIYCVAKYVETRRQSNYEDLEKEAREEEGKRQAGDQALFAMEKISQGKGAEEAAVEGSSTGERQSGEEEKDVTEKSAKALVVQGKSTNTQEVNRSSLKEAYLGVWRLVRGANYIKKDYLIENEELPNP